The following are from one region of the Orenia metallireducens genome:
- a CDS encoding 2-phosphosulfolactate phosphatase has protein sequence MEVDVIFSADRIEEDNVRNKTAVVIDTLRATSTIVTSLANGAKDIIPVVSIEEAKRLKRGLAKKALVAGERGGIKIEEFDLGNSPRAYSQEVVLNKNIILTTTNGTKCFARLESAQEVVVLSLLNLEAINNYLQDKEKVVFCCAGTHGEFALDDFITAGKAITKLSASKEVKLSDRALVAYQIYLQNKDNLLNLIKGSKSGQNLISLGKEEDIDYIVEGREFGVVPSYCEGKIRI, from the coding sequence ATGGAAGTAGATGTGATATTTTCTGCAGATAGGATTGAAGAAGACAATGTGAGGAATAAAACAGCGGTAGTTATTGATACTTTACGGGCAACAAGTACTATTGTAACATCTTTAGCTAATGGAGCTAAGGATATTATTCCTGTAGTTAGTATTGAAGAAGCCAAGAGGTTAAAGAGGGGCTTGGCAAAAAAAGCCCTAGTTGCTGGTGAACGGGGAGGGATTAAGATTGAAGAGTTTGATTTGGGCAACTCTCCAAGGGCTTATAGCCAAGAGGTAGTGCTGAATAAAAATATTATCTTAACTACTACCAATGGAACTAAATGCTTTGCTAGGTTAGAGAGTGCTCAAGAAGTAGTAGTTCTTTCTCTGTTAAACTTAGAAGCTATTAATAACTATCTCCAGGATAAAGAGAAGGTTGTATTCTGTTGTGCAGGAACCCATGGAGAATTTGCTTTAGATGATTTTATTACTGCGGGTAAGGCTATAACTAAGCTGTCTGCTAGTAAAGAGGTTAAATTAAGTGATAGAGCTTTGGTAGCTTATCAGATTTATTTGCAGAATAAGGATAATCTATTGAACCTGATTAAAGGCTCTAAAAGTGGGCAGAATTTAATCTCTTTGGGTAAAGAGGAGGATATTGATTATATAGTAGAAGGTCGAGAGTTTGGGGTAGTACCTAGTTATTGTGAAGGAAAGATAAGAATTTAA